In Brienomyrus brachyistius isolate T26 chromosome 14, BBRACH_0.4, whole genome shotgun sequence, the following proteins share a genomic window:
- the LOC125708050 gene encoding probable G-protein coupled receptor 132: MYFYDTMLEMTVISPNQTWPNCTLPYRVDKIPLILLYSLVLIIGLPANVATVYMTFLQVRRKNVLGIYLLSLSLCDLMYLCTLPMWAVYVGKEHKWPWTSFACKLTSYIFFNNMYISIFLLCCVSVDRFVTVAYGLESRGLRQQKLAGAVTSSICLLVALVHLPVFTMAEGETDQQQSCFEPSQPSLTVTGFNYARFVIGFLLPVAILVVTNRRIFASIQASETIHAKQKYKIKCLTMVVIIFFLVFFGPYHLILLLRAVTFHIPQLRYDCDFEVRVYTPYTISLGLSTVNSAMNPILYVLASDNIRKEIRHGLVALVRRSIQRHQTDSSQNKMQSSEATQGQENPSS; this comes from the coding sequence ACACCATGCTTGAGATGACTGTGATATCTCCGAATCAGACGTGGCCCAACTGTACGCTGCCATACCGGGTGGACAAGATTCCGCTGATTCTGCTGTACAGCTTGGTGCTGATCATTGGACTTCCTGCAAACGTGGCTACTGTATACATGACTTTCCTGCAGGTCCGACGCAAGAACGTCCTGGGCATTTATCTTCTGAGCCTGTCGCTGTGCGACCTCATGTATCTGTGCACCCTGCCCATGTGGGCCGTGTATGTGGGCAAGGAACACAAATGGCCCTGGACCTCGTTTGCCTGCAAATTAACCAGCTACATTTTTTTCAACAACATGTACATCAGCATCTTCCTGCTCTGCTGCGTGTCGGTCGACCGATTCGTGACGGTGGCCTATGGTCTGGAGTCACGCGGCCTGCGGCAGCAGAAGCTGGCTGGCGCCGTCACCTCGTCGATCTGCCTGCTGGTGGCACTTGTCCACTTGCCTGTCTTCACCATGGCGGAGGGCGAAACAGACCAGCAACAGTCCTGCTTCGAACCCAGTCAACCCAGCCTCACCGTGACTGGCTTCAACTACGCACGTTTCGTCATCGGCTTCCTCCTCCCAGTCGCTATCCTAGTGGTCACCAATCGCCGCATCTTCGCCAGCATCCAGGCCAGTGAAACCATCCACGCCAAGCAGAAGTATAAGATCAAGTGCTTGACAATGGTGGTCATTATCTTCTTCTTGGTCTTCTTTGGGCCTTATCACCTTATCCTTCTGCTGCGCGCCGTTACCTTCCACATCCCCCAGTTACGGTACGACTGTGACTTTGAGGTACGGGTCTACACGCCTTACACCATCTCCCTGGGGCTATCTACTGTCAACAGTGCCATGAACCCCATCCTCTACGTTCTGGCCAGCGACAACATCCGAAAGGAGATTCGCCACGGCCTGGTGGCACTGGTCCGCCGGTCTATCCAACGTCACCAGACTGACAGCAGCCAGAACAAGATGCAGTCGTCGGAGGCAACCCAGGGCCAGGAAAACCCCAGCAGCTGA